The region GCCACCAGGTATCCCAGTCGCAGTGCGGGAAACAGTACCTTGCTGAAACTGCCTGCAAACAGCACCACTCCATGCCGGTCCAGCCCCTGCAGCGCCGGAACCGTTCTGCCGGAGTAGCGATACTCGCCGTCGTAGTCGTCCTCAAAGATCAGCGCACCCGCGCTCCTGGCCCACTTGAGCAGCTCCAGCCTTCGCGCCAGGCTCATCGTCACGCCCAGCGGAGCCTGGTGCGCCGGGGTCACGTACACCAGATTTGCTGTCTGGTTCGCCTCCGGCAGCTTTGCGCCCTCATCGTCCACACCCAGCGAGACTATCCGCGCCCCCATCGCCTCAAAGACCCGCGTCGCACCTGGATATCCCGGGTCTTCTGCCAGTACACACTCTCCTGGGTCTACCAACAGGCGCGTTGCAAGGTCCAACGCTTCCTGCACGCCTGAGAGCACGATCACCTGATCGGTTGTGCACGCTACCCCACGCGAGTGCGAAAGGTATGCCGCAATCGCCTCGCGAAGCGGCCGGTACCCCGCTGCCTCCGATCCTCTCAGCATGGTCATCGAGGCCCGCCGCAGACGGCGGCTCGCAATCTGTGCCCACAACGCCGTCGGAAACTCCTCGAGCGCAGGCACGTTCGCGCGAAACGCCCGTGAAGCTCCTCCCAGAAGGCTGGGGAATGACTGAAGTTTCTTCCCATACTCTGAAAGGTGTCGGCTCCTCTTTACCTGCTGCGGTTCGGATTCCAGGACTTCGCCACGCATCGCCTCCAGCAGATCCTCCGGCAGAACCTTGCTCACATAAGTTCCCGATCCAACGCTGCCTTCGAGGTACCCTTCGGCCTTCAGCTCCTCAAAGGCGGTCACAATCGTTCCGCGGGAAAGCCCATACTCCGCCGCCAGGTCCCGCGTCGCCGGCAGCCTCATCCCAGGACGAAGTCGGCCTTGAAGGATCTCTCTACGCAACGCGGCATACAGCCACCGGTACGCGGGTTCACCTTCGGGTCTTGGTCCCAGTAGAACCT is a window of Edaphobacter sp. 12200R-103 DNA encoding:
- a CDS encoding PLP-dependent aminotransferase family protein is translated as MRLPATRDLAAEYGLSRGTIVTAFEELKAEGYLEGSVGSGTYVSKVLPEDLLEAMRGEVLESEPQQVKRSRHLSEYGKKLQSFPSLLGGASRAFRANVPALEEFPTALWAQIASRRLRRASMTMLRGSEAAGYRPLREAIAAYLSHSRGVACTTDQVIVLSGVQEALDLATRLLVDPGECVLAEDPGYPGATRVFEAMGARIVSLGVDDEGAKLPEANQTANLVYVTPAHQAPLGVTMSLARRLELLKWARSAGALIFEDDYDGEYRYSGRTVPALQGLDRHGVVLFAGSFSKVLFPALRLGYLVAPEDLVERFTAAKSILNRHAPLLEQTVLCDFLEDGHFGRHLRRMRNLYSERLGILLEEGRRHLAGALEISEIEAGLQTMGWLAKGLDARTVAKACAERGLEVTPLAWFYRSAEEFEQRERDGLQLGFAAVTPKEIRRGVEELARVLERRDGVPLLP